The following coding sequences lie in one Pontibacter sp. G13 genomic window:
- the rpsR gene encoding 30S ribosomal protein S18: MAKPSVIGPTAVNKIRSQSHGKKYCRFKKAGIKYIDYKDPEFLLKFLNEQGKILPRRLTGTSLKYQRRLSVAVKRARHLAFLPYVTDELK; encoded by the coding sequence ATGGCTAAACCTTCTGTAATTGGGCCTACGGCGGTCAATAAGATCCGCTCCCAGTCCCACGGAAAAAAATACTGCCGCTTTAAGAAAGCAGGCATCAAGTACATCGACTACAAGGATCCTGAATTCTTGTTGAAGTTCTTGAACGAGCAAGGCAAGATCCTTCCTCGTCGTTTGACTGGTACTTCCTTGAAATATCAGCGTCGTCTTTCCGTCGCTGTCAAGCGTGCACGTCACTTGGCATTTCTCCCATACGTAACCGACGAACTGAAGTAA
- the rplI gene encoding 50S ribosomal protein L9: MEVILKQPVINLGDKDDLVKVKPGYARNFLIPQGYAILATASAKKELAEKKRQAGHKQEFIKQSAEEEGAKLEQVSLAIETLAGADGKLFGSVTTIQIANHLKEKGFDIDRKQITVDDIRTTGEYTAQIHLHKEVKVAVKIEVTRKED; the protein is encoded by the coding sequence ATGGAAGTAATTCTGAAACAACCTGTTATCAACTTGGGTGACAAGGATGATTTGGTGAAGGTGAAGCCTGGCTACGCCCGCAACTTCTTGATTCCCCAAGGTTATGCGATCTTGGCAACTGCTTCAGCCAAAAAGGAATTGGCAGAGAAAAAGCGCCAAGCTGGTCACAAGCAAGAGTTCATCAAGCAGTCCGCTGAAGAAGAGGGCGCTAAGCTTGAGCAAGTATCTCTCGCAATCGAAACCCTCGCTGGGGCAGACGGCAAATTGTTTGGTTCCGTAACGACCATCCAGATCGCCAACCACCTCAAAGAGAAAGGATTCGATATCGACCGCAAGCAGATCACCGTGGACGACATCCGTACCACTGGTGAGTATACAGCTCAAATTCACTTGCACAAAGAAGTGAAAGTCGCTGTCAAAATCGAAGTTACCCGCAAGGAAGACTAA
- a CDS encoding MFS transporter, whose protein sequence is MTRSQAFTPSLGRWILIGTILPSSMAFIDSTALNVALPAIQQDLGMDATSLLWVVNGYAIFLAALLLAGGALGDTLGRKRIFMIGISVFTVASVLCGISTSSAMLIAMRCLQGIGGALMAPGSLAIISASFPEDQRGKAIGTWSMFSTVTTVFGPILGGWLAGKGLWHWIFFINVPLGIISLIILQRFVPESRNEEADGVDYAGTLSVTLGLGALTFGFIEVAEHSWTDPLILGSFIVGILSLIAFVQIERRVKNPLVPLKLFQSSTFSGANLMTFTLYFALGGLLFFFPLNLIQIQGYPAELAGMTMLPFAVLMAILARLSGQWVDKRGYRGPMIVGPILTAGAFMLYAAPGITGGPADFWTSYFPAILVMGIGMGITVVPLTTAVMGCVSDQYAGAASGINNTVARAASVLAIAMMGALMLLNFRQVFMTSLEDLQLSADVMQQLEIASLKLADTRPPDSLPADQQAQILERVKLAFISAFRTTGWVCAGLSLLSAGISFWLIERNPQKVS, encoded by the coding sequence ATGACTCGCTCCCAAGCCTTTACCCCCTCTTTGGGCCGCTGGATCTTGATCGGCACCATCTTGCCTTCCAGCATGGCCTTCATCGATTCCACCGCACTCAATGTCGCCCTACCAGCCATACAGCAAGACCTCGGAATGGATGCCACCAGTCTCCTCTGGGTCGTCAATGGATACGCGATCTTCTTAGCGGCACTTTTGCTGGCTGGTGGTGCGCTCGGAGATACACTGGGCCGAAAACGAATTTTCATGATCGGCATCAGCGTGTTTACCGTGGCTTCTGTGCTTTGCGGGATTTCGACCAGTTCGGCCATGCTGATTGCCATGCGTTGCCTTCAAGGAATTGGCGGTGCGCTCATGGCACCGGGAAGTCTGGCGATCATTTCAGCCTCCTTTCCCGAAGATCAGCGAGGAAAGGCGATCGGAACTTGGTCTATGTTTTCGACCGTAACCACGGTTTTCGGGCCGATTTTGGGTGGCTGGCTTGCAGGCAAGGGCCTTTGGCATTGGATCTTCTTCATCAACGTCCCACTTGGGATCATCTCCCTGATCATTCTCCAACGCTTTGTCCCAGAGTCCCGCAACGAAGAAGCGGATGGAGTGGATTATGCGGGAACCCTGAGCGTCACTTTGGGACTTGGCGCCTTGACGTTTGGGTTCATCGAAGTAGCCGAGCATAGCTGGACAGATCCATTGATTCTCGGGAGTTTCATCGTGGGAATTCTCAGCTTGATTGCATTTGTGCAGATCGAGCGGCGAGTCAAGAATCCCCTCGTACCGCTCAAGCTCTTTCAATCCAGCACATTCTCTGGAGCCAATTTGATGACCTTTACCCTGTATTTCGCCCTCGGTGGATTGCTGTTCTTTTTTCCGCTGAATCTCATCCAAATCCAGGGGTATCCAGCCGAATTGGCCGGAATGACCATGCTGCCTTTTGCTGTCTTGATGGCCATTCTTGCTAGGCTTTCCGGCCAGTGGGTGGACAAGCGCGGGTATCGAGGGCCGATGATTGTCGGACCGATATTGACTGCGGGTGCCTTCATGCTGTATGCCGCCCCCGGAATCACAGGAGGTCCTGCGGATTTTTGGACAAGCTACTTTCCGGCGATTCTGGTGATGGGCATAGGCATGGGAATCACGGTTGTGCCCTTGACGACCGCGGTGATGGGATGTGTCAGCGATCAATATGCGGGTGCCGCTTCCGGCATCAACAATACCGTCGCTCGGGCGGCCAGTGTGCTTGCCATCGCCATGATGGGCGCATTGATGCTCCTCAATTTCAGACAAGTATTCATGACAAGCTTGGAAGACTTGCAGCTTTCCGCCGATGTGATGCAGCAACTGGAGATCGCTTCGCTGAAATTAGCGGATACAAGACCTCCTGATTCTCTCCCGGCAGATCAGCAGGCACAGATTCTGGAGCGTGTCAAGCTCGCTTTTATCTCTGCTTTCCGGACCACGGGATGGGTATGTGCAGGACTTTCGCTGCTGAGTGCGGGCATTTCCTTTTGGCTGATCGAGCGGAACCCCCAGAAAGTTTCTTGA
- a CDS encoding DUF2341 domain-containing protein, producing the protein MKTYWNSLLTLTAYITIQFVSTTCLKAAPTGISSAFLYSKTITIQENQVPGTDPLLNFPLLINRVIPELRTASNGGRLQNPNGYDIQFVDSNGVVLPVQIERYDATTGELVAWVQVPNISATEDTEIYLQYGNPTITDDPSGSDLWIEDNVGRWHMDADPSVEDLTDVTGMGADGVANGGMTSANRVEGIIGYANYFDGSNDYFQIGGNIVLEDSFTLSVWIKSAQVNNQFHGILGNQRGSTTRRSPSLWVREQNRIHGGFGDGTAWRSWITPDSVISNNEDTWHLLTSTFDGTNYRLYVDGKEVYNDTRYAGLSPTNSRMRWIGRVDNYFRGAIDEVSFYQTTLDSSWIQTMFNSQNDPTTFVEIEVERTLPLTWLGIEATREGTQSRIEWTTTDEINNSHFVIEKRSETGEFISLGKLAAHPHPQTLNYYQFHDFHPGPAAIQYRVKQVDMDGQFSYSSIVEIAAVSHREDVQVYPNPSNGPLHVSITGWDEHRSTEVTIWDLSGRLVARTDLSNLGNATLQLEGIDAGTYLLRASNGSQNHQQMIQLR; encoded by the coding sequence ATGAAAACTTACTGGAATTCACTGCTTACACTCACTGCATACATCACCATCCAATTTGTCAGTACAACCTGTTTAAAAGCCGCCCCAACGGGAATATCATCAGCATTTCTCTATTCCAAAACCATCACCATCCAAGAGAATCAAGTTCCCGGTACTGATCCGCTCTTGAACTTTCCTTTGCTGATCAACCGGGTCATTCCAGAACTTCGGACAGCAAGCAACGGAGGAAGACTCCAAAACCCCAATGGATACGATATCCAGTTTGTCGATTCAAATGGAGTGGTGCTTCCAGTTCAAATCGAGCGCTATGATGCCACCACTGGCGAACTGGTAGCATGGGTTCAAGTTCCCAATATCTCCGCCACCGAGGATACTGAGATCTACCTTCAATATGGCAACCCCACCATCACGGATGACCCTTCTGGTTCCGATCTCTGGATCGAGGACAATGTAGGTCGTTGGCACATGGATGCCGATCCAAGCGTCGAGGATCTCACAGATGTTACAGGGATGGGAGCAGATGGAGTGGCCAATGGAGGGATGACCAGTGCCAACAGAGTGGAAGGGATCATCGGCTATGCCAACTACTTTGATGGCTCCAACGACTATTTCCAGATCGGCGGGAATATCGTCCTTGAAGACTCTTTCACCCTGTCAGTATGGATCAAATCAGCGCAAGTCAACAACCAATTTCATGGAATCCTCGGCAACCAACGTGGCTCTACCACAAGACGTTCTCCTTCGCTTTGGGTAAGGGAGCAAAACAGAATCCACGGAGGATTCGGCGATGGAACCGCTTGGCGCTCTTGGATCACACCCGATTCGGTCATCTCCAACAATGAAGACACTTGGCACCTGCTGACCAGCACATTTGATGGGACCAACTATCGCCTCTATGTAGATGGCAAAGAAGTCTACAACGACACTCGCTATGCCGGACTTTCTCCCACCAATTCCCGGATGCGCTGGATTGGACGTGTAGATAACTACTTTCGAGGAGCCATCGATGAAGTATCCTTTTACCAGACCACCTTGGATTCCAGCTGGATTCAGACCATGTTCAATTCCCAAAACGATCCGACGACTTTCGTTGAAATCGAGGTAGAGAGAACACTCCCCCTCACTTGGCTGGGCATCGAGGCTACTCGCGAAGGCACCCAATCTCGCATCGAATGGACCACTACTGACGAAATCAACAATTCCCACTTTGTGATTGAGAAAAGATCGGAGACTGGGGAATTCATCTCACTGGGAAAACTGGCTGCCCATCCGCATCCCCAAACCCTCAACTACTACCAATTCCATGACTTTCACCCTGGACCAGCTGCGATCCAATACCGAGTGAAGCAGGTAGATATGGATGGCCAATTCTCCTACTCCTCCATCGTGGAAATTGCCGCTGTGTCTCATCGTGAAGATGTCCAAGTCTACCCCAATCCTTCCAATGGCCCCCTGCATGTGAGCATCACCGGATGGGACGAACATCGATCTACCGAAGTAACCATTTGGGATCTATCTGGCCGATTGGTTGCTCGAACGGATCTCTCCAATCTCGGAAATGCTACGCTTCAGTTGGAAGGCATTGATGCCGGGACATACCTACTCCGCGCCAGCAATGGCAGTCAAAACCATCAACAAATGATTCAATTACGTTAA
- a CDS encoding DUF2341 domain-containing protein has translation MTYTIRETLRWASLMLCLWFSGGIMAQPTGFTDELYFDGWNQAVGITFDQDGVLYVWEKRGQVHIVQDSVRRAAPLLNIQEEVGNFGDHGFLGFALDPNYYSTGYIYCMYVVDRHHLLYYGTPSYNPNATENGSATIGRIVRYTVTDPQDPAIATVDYNSRVVLVGETASTGFPIVHSSHGIGTLVFGTDGTLLAACGDGASYQAVDAGGSVGNSYAVQALADGIINTQMDVGAYRSQMLESLNGKIIRIDPATGDGIASNPFYEPANPRSNPSRVWALGLRNPSRMTLKPNTGSHYESDGDPGVIYIGDVGWNGKEELDVCDGPAQNFGWPAYEGMDQRNDYFNASPYHQYAPTSGGCTQPYYKFTDLIKQYSGGAQPIFSDPCSPGNEIDSTVYDLFAHRKPAVDWRNGTVYASIDGVTSTVGAGPVPGPSFNGNCSIGGAFYTGTSYPSQYQGRYFHADYGKKWIRGFDFNSDNQPDSIMDFAANLDPIVYLESHPISGDIYYIAYSTKVRRFTYSPTGNQKPVAVAAADTIYAPSASLTVNFDGTSSSDPEGAALTYSWNFGDGNSDTGPTPSHTFNAAGAIPETFTVTLTVTDTGGLAAITTLDIYLNNTPPSIVWTSLDTATDYTLLAPKLVPLEATIIDLEHLNANLTWEWQSVLYHNDHNHPDPVIYDSSSTVSLDPIGCESDTYWWRVNFTITDPEGLSSSTYKDLYPRCDIPYGEEDHGEYIVGMSRTLDVLSNDIILDGYDPATLTIIQSPNAGIATPNLTDGTIHYQHNGIASNGDTLSYTIADSTGGDVSQETFVYLSELPAPALSITDPVEGAVLTLTDISVSYSLTGNTDSVHHVLIELDGDSISEFIFDGSAQFLTVPVGSHVLIATLFGDDGQPLSVDAFTDTMEFDTESILGSFTFARTITIHASEVSGSADLMDFPVLIKDTIPELRHTSYGGNVSSMAGFDIAFVDSVGGSLSFQTERYDPTIGEWIGWVRIPVLSYIQDTEIRILFGNASATGSLASATTWNSCYQGRWHMDGDAGLAGPQLGDGTANGFDGTANGGMTNADRIEGPIGYASYFDGSDDYYEISGNLIPGGVFTLSAWIRSEQADDSWHGFMGNSSGGTNQRAPSLWMRQYNRIHGGFGDGSGWRSWITPDSVMTDGEGIWHYVVSTFDGTNYTLYIDGLQVYNSTGQAGYIPTATNFRYIGRVDNYFQGGIDEVSVCSSPHDADWILTEYRNQASPETFYTLGTVATLPVEWISVTAEQVGQQGQIRWTTASEVHNERFEVEKSFDAVDFQIISTMEADRNPGTYHHYEVTDPALDFGTQYYRIKQIDIDGAFSYSPMVEITRAAPQALFSIGPNPATNTLHISMQETIHPTGIERIRLLNSQGQTVLHQHLAGTPRQSVSLPVDQLASGIYLLLIESDHQTHQQSIQIVH, from the coding sequence ATGACTTACACGATTCGCGAGACATTGCGATGGGCTAGTCTCATGCTATGTCTATGGTTTTCAGGGGGCATCATGGCCCAGCCGACGGGCTTTACGGATGAACTATACTTCGACGGATGGAATCAGGCAGTGGGGATCACATTCGACCAAGATGGTGTCCTGTACGTCTGGGAAAAACGAGGTCAAGTTCACATCGTTCAGGATAGCGTCAGACGCGCTGCTCCCCTCCTCAACATTCAGGAAGAAGTAGGCAACTTCGGCGATCATGGTTTCTTGGGGTTTGCACTAGATCCCAACTACTACTCCACAGGATATATTTACTGCATGTATGTGGTGGACCGCCACCATCTTCTCTACTACGGTACGCCTTCCTACAACCCCAACGCTACGGAAAACGGTAGTGCCACGATCGGCAGAATTGTCCGATACACCGTCACTGATCCTCAAGATCCGGCCATCGCCACGGTGGATTACAACAGCCGGGTAGTCCTCGTGGGCGAAACCGCCAGCACGGGTTTTCCCATCGTCCATTCATCACATGGAATCGGGACCTTGGTTTTTGGAACGGATGGCACCTTGCTGGCTGCCTGTGGTGATGGTGCGAGTTATCAGGCCGTGGATGCTGGAGGTTCTGTCGGGAATAGCTACGCCGTGCAGGCATTGGCAGATGGCATCATCAATACGCAAATGGATGTGGGGGCCTATCGATCCCAAATGCTGGAAAGCCTCAATGGAAAGATCATCCGGATCGATCCAGCCACAGGAGATGGAATCGCTTCGAATCCCTTCTACGAACCAGCCAATCCCCGGAGCAATCCCTCTCGGGTGTGGGCGTTGGGACTACGAAATCCCAGCCGAATGACGCTCAAGCCCAATACCGGAAGCCACTACGAATCCGATGGAGATCCCGGCGTCATCTACATTGGCGATGTAGGTTGGAACGGAAAAGAGGAACTGGATGTATGTGATGGTCCTGCCCAGAATTTTGGGTGGCCTGCCTACGAAGGTATGGACCAGCGAAACGACTACTTCAATGCAAGCCCCTACCATCAATATGCGCCGACTTCTGGAGGCTGCACCCAGCCTTACTACAAATTCACCGACCTGATCAAGCAATATTCAGGAGGCGCTCAACCGATTTTTTCAGACCCCTGTTCTCCCGGCAATGAGATTGACAGTACGGTCTACGATCTATTTGCTCATCGTAAACCTGCGGTAGATTGGAGAAATGGGACAGTATACGCATCCATTGACGGAGTCACCTCTACCGTCGGTGCTGGTCCTGTTCCGGGGCCTTCCTTCAATGGAAACTGCTCCATCGGCGGTGCATTCTACACAGGCACGAGCTATCCATCTCAATATCAAGGGCGGTATTTCCATGCAGATTACGGGAAGAAATGGATCAGAGGATTCGATTTCAACTCGGACAACCAGCCGGACAGCATCATGGATTTCGCAGCGAATCTCGATCCGATCGTCTATCTGGAATCGCATCCTATCTCTGGCGACATCTACTACATCGCCTATTCCACCAAAGTCCGAAGATTCACCTACAGCCCTACCGGCAATCAGAAACCCGTGGCCGTGGCTGCTGCCGATACGATCTATGCGCCATCCGCCTCTTTGACAGTGAATTTTGACGGAACAAGTTCCAGCGACCCAGAAGGAGCTGCCTTGACCTACAGCTGGAATTTTGGGGATGGGAATAGCGATACAGGCCCAACGCCTAGCCACACATTCAATGCCGCTGGAGCTATCCCCGAGACCTTCACGGTGACCTTGACAGTCACCGATACCGGCGGTCTCGCGGCGATTACCACACTGGACATTTACCTGAATAACACCCCTCCTTCGATTGTGTGGACCTCTTTGGATACTGCCACGGATTACACCCTGTTGGCCCCAAAGCTGGTTCCGTTGGAGGCCACCATCATCGATCTGGAACACCTCAACGCCAATCTCACTTGGGAATGGCAATCAGTCCTCTACCACAACGACCACAATCACCCAGACCCAGTCATTTACGATTCGTCCTCCACCGTGAGCCTGGACCCCATTGGCTGCGAGTCGGACACCTACTGGTGGCGAGTCAATTTCACCATCACCGATCCAGAAGGACTTTCCAGCTCCACGTACAAGGATTTGTACCCAAGGTGCGACATTCCGTACGGCGAGGAAGATCATGGCGAATATATCGTGGGCATGTCCCGGACCTTGGATGTACTGTCCAATGACATCATCTTGGATGGTTACGATCCAGCGACATTGACCATTATCCAGAGTCCAAATGCGGGCATAGCCACTCCCAATCTCACGGATGGAACGATTCACTACCAACACAATGGCATTGCCTCCAATGGCGATACCCTATCCTACACCATTGCAGATTCCACAGGTGGGGACGTTTCTCAAGAGACCTTTGTGTACTTGTCTGAGCTTCCCGCACCTGCATTGAGCATTACAGATCCAGTGGAAGGAGCGGTTTTGACCTTGACGGATATTTCGGTGAGTTACTCCCTTACCGGCAACACCGATTCCGTGCACCATGTACTGATCGAGCTGGATGGCGATTCTATTTCTGAATTCATCTTTGATGGCAGTGCTCAATTCTTGACGGTTCCAGTAGGCTCACATGTATTGATTGCCACGCTTTTTGGGGACGATGGTCAGCCGCTTTCGGTGGATGCCTTCACTGATACCATGGAGTTTGATACGGAATCGATCTTGGGTTCATTCACCTTTGCACGCACCATCACCATTCATGCATCTGAAGTGAGTGGTAGTGCAGACCTCATGGATTTCCCGGTCCTGATCAAGGATACCATTCCGGAACTGCGACACACCAGCTACGGAGGTAATGTCTCCAGCATGGCAGGGTTTGATATTGCCTTTGTCGATTCAGTTGGGGGAAGCCTCAGTTTCCAGACAGAAAGGTACGATCCCACGATTGGAGAATGGATCGGCTGGGTACGTATCCCCGTTTTATCATATATCCAAGACACGGAGATTCGGATTCTATTCGGCAATGCCTCCGCCACCGGTAGTCTCGCCAGCGCCACTACTTGGAACAGCTGCTATCAGGGTCGCTGGCACATGGACGGCGACGCAGGGCTCGCAGGTCCCCAGTTGGGAGATGGCACTGCGAATGGATTTGATGGTACCGCCAATGGAGGCATGACCAACGCCGATCGAATCGAAGGGCCCATTGGTTATGCAAGCTATTTCGACGGCTCAGATGATTACTACGAAATCAGCGGCAATCTCATCCCCGGCGGCGTATTCACCCTATCGGCATGGATCAGATCAGAACAAGCCGACGACAGCTGGCATGGGTTCATGGGCAATAGCTCTGGCGGAACCAACCAACGTGCGCCTTCTCTATGGATGCGCCAGTACAACCGAATTCACGGAGGATTTGGGGATGGCTCCGGATGGCGTTCTTGGATTACGCCCGATTCTGTCATGACAGACGGCGAAGGGATCTGGCACTATGTCGTGAGTACGTTCGATGGCACCAACTACACCCTGTACATCGATGGGCTCCAAGTCTACAACTCCACAGGTCAGGCTGGATATATCCCAACAGCCACCAACTTCCGGTATATCGGACGCGTTGACAACTATTTCCAAGGCGGTATCGATGAAGTATCGGTGTGCAGCTCGCCACATGATGCTGACTGGATCTTGACTGAATATCGAAACCAAGCTTCGCCGGAGACCTTCTACACCTTGGGAACTGTCGCGACACTCCCGGTAGAATGGATTTCCGTTACCGCAGAGCAAGTAGGCCAACAAGGTCAGATTCGATGGACAACTGCCTCTGAAGTCCACAATGAGCGATTCGAAGTGGAAAAATCCTTCGATGCCGTAGACTTCCAGATCATCTCCACGATGGAGGCAGACCGGAATCCCGGAACATACCACCACTACGAAGTCACAGATCCGGCACTCGATTTTGGCACCCAGTACTACCGAATTAAGCAAATCGACATAGACGGTGCATTTAGCTATTCGCCGATGGTGGAAATCACCCGCGCGGCACCACAAGCCCTATTTTCTATCGGTCCAAACCCCGCGACAAACACCTTACACATTTCTATGCAGGAAACGATCCACCCGACAGGTATCGAGCGCATTCGATTGCTCAATAGCCAAGGGCAGACAGTCTTGCATCAACATTTGGCTGGGACTCCCCGCCAATCGGTCAGTCTACCCGTGGATCAACTCGCATCAGGCATCTATCTCCTCCTGATTGAGAGCGATCACCAGACTCACCAGCAGAGCATACAGATTGTACATTGA
- a CDS encoding prohibitin family protein produces the protein MNKSRVISTVALIFVGFLFLLLIASGSFITIEAGQKGVLFRKFNGGLDFENVYSQGFHVIAPWNEMIPYNVRIQELSLQELEVLTTEGMTIKLDLTLLYRPEEDNLPQLHNTVGLNYADRIIVPEIRAVVREVIGKYDPEELYKGRRDSIQNEIEVRTEASLSRHFIDVDAVRLRNVVLPETIRQAIESKLQAKQESQKYNSLIEKEVKEAERKRIEAEGIREYQKIVSQSLSQQLLKWQGIEATKELANSPNSKVVLVGGGDSGLPLILGGN, from the coding sequence ATGAATAAATCTCGCGTCATATCCACTGTAGCGCTGATCTTTGTAGGCTTCCTGTTCCTACTCCTGATCGCCTCCGGTTCATTCATCACGATCGAGGCAGGGCAAAAAGGCGTCCTCTTCCGCAAATTCAATGGCGGCCTCGACTTCGAAAACGTCTATAGCCAGGGCTTTCACGTGATTGCGCCTTGGAACGAGATGATCCCGTACAATGTCCGAATTCAAGAGCTCTCCTTGCAGGAATTGGAAGTCCTGACGACCGAGGGGATGACGATCAAATTGGACCTCACCCTCCTGTATCGTCCCGAAGAAGATAATCTGCCGCAACTCCACAACACGGTGGGTCTCAACTATGCAGATCGGATCATCGTGCCTGAGATCCGAGCGGTCGTCCGAGAAGTCATCGGAAAGTACGACCCCGAAGAACTGTATAAAGGTCGCCGCGACTCCATCCAAAACGAGATCGAAGTCCGCACGGAAGCCTCGCTGTCCAGGCACTTCATCGACGTGGATGCGGTCCGACTCCGCAATGTGGTTCTCCCCGAGACCATTCGCCAAGCGATCGAGTCCAAGCTCCAGGCCAAACAGGAATCTCAGAAATACAACTCCCTGATCGAGAAGGAGGTCAAGGAAGCCGAGCGAAAGCGAATCGAGGCGGAAGGTATCCGTGAGTACCAGAAAATTGTCTCTCAGAGTCTTTCCCAACAATTGCTGAAATGGCAAGGAATCGAGGCGACCAAGGAGTTGGCGAATTCGCCCAACAGCAAAGTCGTCCTCGTCGGAGGTGGAGATTCCGGATTGCCCTTGATTTTGGGTGGCAACTAA